One Lepisosteus oculatus isolate fLepOcu1 unplaced genomic scaffold, fLepOcu1.hap2 HAP2_SCAFFOLD_86, whole genome shotgun sequence DNA window includes the following coding sequences:
- the LOC138236032 gene encoding uncharacterized protein: MEPSPKPGALSPSPKDTDSNRPAPLRQQDLISTYCPPPKIQLLKDTFQEKLMQEKEKKMIAMYNRRQEAALQKMRKCFQYVKYAAEKKMGNSYRFQAQQGPEKNIVGYDRSYPLKPMGNRKVSGPGEVRAVDRPDAQSDSLFAPTPPQDGHERPCERPGRRGSRVRKPKDRTVLPMVATPPGQCPSHANGKEHFQLQEELRKVAEAEAALKEEHRRREASLQDEMRRKEAMMKDEIRQKEAMMQAKLFRAQEELRMVPREMEDSREVAGRENRGEAEQALPQRTMGQPPL; this comes from the coding sequence atggagcccagtcctaagcctggtgctctgtccccctccccgaaggacacagactcgaatcgacccgcgcccttaaggcaacaggatctgatctccacgtactgcccgcctcccaagatacagcttctgaaggacaccttccaagagaaactgatgcaggaaaaggagaaaaaaatgatcgccatgtacaatcggcggcaggaggcagctctacagaagatgagaaaatgtttccaatatgtcaaatacgctgcggagaagaagatggggaacagctatcgcttccaagcccaacagggccccgagaagaacattgtggggtatgatcggtcttaccccctgaagcctatgggtaacaggaaagtctccggccctggtgaggttcgggctgtggaccgcccggacgcacagagtgattccttgtttgcccccaccccgcctcaggatggtcatgagaggccctgcgagaggccgggcaggaggggctcaagagtacgcaaacctaaggacaggactgtcctccccatggtggcgacccctccagggcaatgcccttctcatgccaatgggaaggagcactttcagttgcaagaggagctacgaaaagtggccgaggcagaggccgcgctgaaggaggagcatcgccggagggaggccagcctgcaggatgagatgcgccggaaggaggccatgatgaaggacgagattcgccagaaggaggccatgatgcaggcgaagctcttcagagctcaggaggagctgaggatggttccgagagagatggaagactccagagaggtggccggaagggaaaatagaggcgaggcagagcaagctttgccccagaggaccatgggccaaccaccgctctaa
- the LOC138236033 gene encoding uncharacterized protein, with the protein MEPSPKPGALSPSPKDTDSNRPAPLRQQDLISTYCPPPKIQLLKDTFQEKLMQEKEKKMIAMYNRRQEAALQKMRKCFQYVKYAAEKKMGNSYRFQAQQGPEKNIVGYDRSYPLKPMGNRKVSGPGEVRAVDRPDAQSDSLFAPTPPQDGHERPCERPGRRGSRVRKPKDRTVLPMVATPPGQCPSHANGKEHFQLQEELRKVAEAEAALKEEHRRREASLQDEMRRKEAMMKDEIRQKEAMMQAKLFRAQEELRMVPREMEDSREVAGRENRGEAERALPQRTMGQPPL; encoded by the coding sequence atggagcccagtcctaagcctggtgctctgtccccctccccgaaggacacagactcgaatcgacccgcgcccttaaggcaacaggatctgatctccacgtactgcccgcctcccaagatacagcttctgaaggacaccttccaagagaaactgatgcaggaaaaggagaaaaaaatgatcgccatgtacaatcggcggcaggaggcagctctacagaagatgagaaaatgtttccaatatgtcaaatacgctgcggagaagaagatggggaacagctatcgcttccaagcccaacagggccccgagaagaacattgtggggtatgatcggtcttaccccctgaagcctatgggtaacaggaaagtctccggccctggtgaggttcgggctgtggaccgcccggacgcacagagtgattccttgtttgcccccaccccgcctcaggatggtcatgagaggccctgcgagaggccgggcaggaggggctcaagagtacgcaaacctaaggacaggactgtcctccccatggtggcgacccctccagggcaatgcccttctcatgccaatgggaaggagcactttcagttgcaagaggagctacgaaaagtggccgaggcagaggccgcgctgaaggaggagcatcgccggagggaggccagcctgcaggatgagatgcgccggaaggaggccatgatgaaggacgagattcgccagaaggaggccatgatgcaggcgaagctcttcagagctcaggaggagctgaggatggttccgagagagatggaagactccagagaggtggccggaagggaaaatagaggcgaggcagagcgagctttgccccagaggaccatgggccaaccaccgctctaa